In Ruminococcaceae bacterium BL-6, a genomic segment contains:
- a CDS encoding tRNA(Cytosine32)-2-thiocytidine synthetase, whose protein sequence is MGLIFSAAGFYEYSDMESKAQPMEPYEKIEQSILKKYRKQIWYRFIGAMKDYRLVQAGDRIAVCISGGKDSMLLAKCLQLLQRHSEVPYELEFLAMDPGYSAENRKLILSNAEKLNIPLNLFETRIFEIVAKSGGTPCYLCARMRRGYLYAYAKKLGCNKIALGHHFDDMIETALMSMLYAAEIRTMMPKLHSTHFPGMEIIRPLYLVREADILAWKRYNNLQFLRCACLLTEKLETDSRVSKRAQTKKLIAALRRENPQIDVNIFRSMHNVNLDTVIGYRQNGVKHSFLDRYDESGKKT, encoded by the coding sequence TTGGGGCTCATTTTTTCGGCGGCAGGTTTTTATGAATATTCTGATATGGAAAGTAAGGCACAGCCGATGGAACCATATGAAAAAATCGAACAGAGCATCCTGAAAAAATATCGAAAACAGATCTGGTACCGCTTTATCGGCGCCATGAAGGACTACCGGCTGGTTCAGGCGGGCGACCGAATCGCGGTCTGCATTTCCGGCGGAAAAGATTCCATGCTGCTTGCGAAGTGTCTTCAGCTCCTTCAGAGGCACAGCGAGGTTCCCTATGAGCTGGAATTTCTTGCGATGGACCCGGGCTACAGCGCGGAAAACCGAAAGCTGATCCTTTCCAACGCCGAGAAACTGAACATCCCGCTGAATCTGTTTGAAACAAGGATCTTTGAGATCGTGGCCAAATCCGGCGGCACGCCGTGTTATCTGTGCGCGCGGATGCGCCGCGGATATCTTTACGCCTACGCCAAAAAGCTGGGCTGCAATAAAATCGCGCTGGGGCACCATTTCGACGACATGATCGAAACCGCGCTGATGAGCATGCTGTACGCCGCCGAAATCCGAACGATGATGCCCAAGCTGCACAGCACCCATTTCCCGGGAATGGAGATCATACGGCCGCTGTATCTGGTGCGGGAAGCCGATATCCTGGCCTGGAAGCGCTACAACAACCTTCAGTTTCTCCGCTGCGCCTGCCTTTTGACCGAGAAGCTGGAAACGGACTCCCGCGTTTCCAAACGCGCGCAGACCAAAAAGCTGATCGCCGCGCTGCGCCGGGAAAACCCGCAGATCGACGTCAATATTTTTCGCAGCATGCACAACGTAAACCTGGACACCGTGATCGGCTACCGCCAGAACGGCGTCAAGCACAGCTTTCTGGACCGTTACGACGAATCCGGAAAAAAAACGTAA
- a CDS encoding Uncharacterized HTH-type transcriptional regulator HI_0186, producing the protein MGDTIARAAQRTGLTEHTLRYYEKEGLLPFVERGPSGYRSFRKSDYEWIELIACLKNTGMKIKDIRQFISWCMEGDCTLQKRLDLFKAQRIKAEQQLAELKQHIEKIEHKIRYYETAVEAGTEAIHNGKGCDEC; encoded by the coding sequence ATGGGGGATACCATTGCACGGGCGGCTCAGCGCACCGGGCTGACGGAGCACACGCTGCGCTATTATGAAAAAGAGGGTCTGCTGCCTTTTGTCGAGCGCGGCCCTTCCGGCTACCGCTCTTTCCGGAAAAGCGATTACGAGTGGATTGAGCTGATTGCCTGCCTGAAAAACACCGGGATGAAAATAAAAGACATCAGGCAGTTTATCAGTTGGTGTATGGAAGGGGATTGCACTTTACAGAAGCGCCTTGATCTGTTCAAAGCGCAGAGAATCAAGGCGGAGCAGCAGCTTGCCGAACTCAAACAGCATATTGAAAAAATAGAACATAAAATCCGGTATTACGAAACGGCGGTGGAAGCCGGAACAGAAGCCATCCATAACGGAAAAGGCTGCGACGAATGCTGA
- the adh gene encoding Alcohol dehydrogenase (Evidence 2a : Function from experimental evidences in other organisms; PubMedId : 2673928; Product type e : enzyme): MMLFDYFVPTKILFGKGQLANLHKQKLPGKKALIVISSGKSARSNGYLARLEEQLDLAGVSHVVFDQILPNPVKTHVMEGAAFAKAQGCDFVVGLGGGSSIDSAKAIAVMAANEGDYWDYILGGSGKGRPVPNDPLPIVAVTTTAGTGTEADPWTVTTKEDTNEKIGFGYEKTFPVLSVVDPDLMLTVPPRLTAYQGFDALFHSTEGYIAKTADPISDLFALKAIGLIGRSLAKAVANGRDEEARADVALANTLSGMVESLSSCTSEHSLEHALSAFHPRLPHGAGLIMISKAYYTHFAQAHACEEKMIAMAKALGKADAAAGMDFVTALSALQAACGVADLKMSNYGIDSADFAKYADNARQTMGALFEVDPAPLSRDDSIRILQNSYR, translated from the coding sequence ATGATGCTGTTCGATTACTTTGTACCTACGAAAATACTGTTCGGAAAAGGGCAGCTTGCGAATCTGCACAAGCAGAAGCTGCCGGGGAAAAAAGCGCTGATTGTGATCTCATCCGGAAAATCCGCCAGAAGCAACGGATATCTGGCAAGGCTTGAGGAGCAGCTGGATCTGGCAGGCGTTTCCCATGTCGTCTTTGATCAGATTCTGCCCAACCCCGTCAAGACACATGTGATGGAGGGCGCGGCGTTTGCAAAGGCGCAGGGCTGCGATTTTGTTGTGGGCCTCGGCGGAGGAAGCAGTATCGACTCGGCAAAAGCCATCGCAGTGATGGCGGCAAATGAGGGCGACTACTGGGACTACATTCTGGGCGGATCCGGAAAAGGCAGGCCCGTCCCGAACGACCCGCTCCCCATTGTGGCGGTTACGACTACGGCTGGCACCGGCACCGAGGCGGACCCCTGGACCGTGACGACCAAAGAGGACACCAATGAAAAAATCGGTTTCGGATACGAAAAGACTTTCCCCGTGCTTTCGGTGGTCGACCCCGATCTGATGCTGACCGTACCGCCGCGCCTTACGGCTTATCAGGGATTCGACGCGCTGTTTCACAGCACGGAGGGGTACATCGCCAAAACGGCGGACCCGATCAGCGACCTGTTCGCGCTCAAAGCGATCGGACTCATCGGCAGAAGCCTTGCCAAAGCGGTGGCAAACGGCCGGGATGAAGAAGCCCGGGCCGACGTCGCGCTGGCAAATACGCTGTCCGGCATGGTGGAATCGCTTTCGTCGTGCACTTCCGAACACAGCCTGGAACACGCCCTCAGCGCGTTTCATCCCAGGCTTCCCCACGGGGCGGGGCTGATCATGATCAGCAAAGCATACTACACACACTTCGCACAGGCTCATGCCTGCGAGGAAAAAATGATCGCCATGGCAAAGGCCCTTGGGAAAGCCGACGCCGCGGCGGGCATGGACTTCGTAACCGCTCTTTCCGCTTTGCAGGCAGCCTGCGGCGTCGCCGATTTAAAGATGAGCAACTATGGCATAGACAGCGCTGACTTCGCAAAATATGCGGACAACGCAAGGCAGACGATGGGCGCATTGTTCGAAGTCGATCCCGCGCCGCTTTCCAGAGATGACAGCATCCGGATTTTGCAGAATTCCTACCGGTAA
- a CDS encoding protein of unknown function (Evidence 5 : Unknown function), which yields MTKREENGSTIRTFWSKNGKIIAFTHSIIPDFSISFHVRHVKLFAFIKRALSDVFFCFPCLAKQIKTRKKLICQKPVFNDEVKNFAFDLTISNCLFQKSERPNTFFGLSLG from the coding sequence TTGACAAAGAGAGAAGAAAATGGGAGCACAATTAGAACTTTTTGGTCGAAAAATGGAAAGATTATAGCCTTTACACATTCGATTATTCCTGACTTTTCTATCTCATTTCATGTTAGACATGTAAAGCTATTTGCCTTTATTAAGAGAGCGCTTTCTGATGTTTTCTTTTGTTTTCCATGCCTCGCAAAGCAAATTAAAACACGAAAAAAACTCATTTGTCAAAAGCCTGTATTCAATGATGAGGTGAAAAATTTTGCGTTTGACCTGACGATCTCAAATTGTTTATTTCAAAAAAGTGAGAGGCCGAATACTTTCTTCGGCCTCTCACTTGGATGA
- a CDS encoding protein of unknown function (Evidence 5 : Unknown function), translated as MLRRGRKNLKKISPTREIACRGFRVWCEGGDLNPYELKRSLEPESSASANSATLAYKD; from the coding sequence TTGCTCCGGCGCGGGCGTAAAAACCTGAAAAAAATAAGCCCCACACGCGAAATTGCGTGTCGAGGCTTTCGGGTATGGTGCGAGGGAGGGGACTTGAACCCCTATGAACTTAAACGTTCACTAGAACCTGAATCTAGCGCGTCTGCCAATTCCGCCACTCTCGCATATAAAGATTAA
- a CDS encoding DNA mismatch repair protein MutT, producing MLEVRFYDRVADCQLKFAVIVSKSNGKWVLCKHKGRTTYEFPGGHRENGENILDTAKRELYEETGALDYSIKPICPYSVIGKNKVNENGEETFGMLYYADIKAFEKELHYEIEKGILMDTLPGNWTYPEIQPKLMEKAAEAVF from the coding sequence ATGCTGGAAGTCAGGTTTTATGACAGGGTTGCAGACTGCCAATTGAAATTTGCGGTAATTGTTTCAAAGAGCAATGGAAAATGGGTTCTCTGTAAGCATAAGGGACGGACTACATACGAATTCCCCGGCGGGCACAGGGAAAACGGCGAGAATATCCTCGATACTGCTAAAAGAGAGCTTTATGAAGAGACGGGGGCATTGGATTACAGCATAAAGCCCATCTGCCCCTATTCTGTCATTGGAAAAAACAAGGTGAACGAAAACGGAGAAGAAACCTTCGGCATGCTGTATTATGCGGATATCAAGGCGTTTGAGAAAGAGCTGCATTACGAGATAGAAAAGGGCATTTTAATGGATACTTTACCCGGCAATTGGACCTATCCTGAAATTCAGCCGAAGCTGATGGAAAAAGCGGCTGAAGCGGTCTTTTGA
- a CDS encoding Putative amino acid permease RocC (Evidence 3 : Putative function from multiple computational evidences) — MQHCSETSPQVFGGMQKSLSLWNFFTIGFGAIIGTGWVLLVGDWMVIGGGPIAAMTAFLAGAVFLLPIGFVFGELAAAIPLSGGIVEYVDRTFGKTASYLTGWLLVLGNGILCPWEAIAISTLISEMFGGLFPFLRSVKLYTVLGADVFLFPTLISLLISVYVVWLNFKGASSAARLQSFLTKALLTGMLVAMAISIVKGSPKNILPVFERTESPTVKTDAGGMFAGIVSVLVMTPFFYAGFDTIPQQAEEAKEGLDWNRFGKVIGMALLASGAFYMICIYSFATILPWTEFVKASVPALACLRGINMILYFIMLVIAVLGPMDPMNSFYGATTHIMLAMGRKGELPKAFAVLDEKSGTPKAANILMAVLTLSGPFLGKRMLVPLTNLSALSFIFACTMVSFACLRLRTTEPDLPRPFRVPGGRLGILSACTAGVCIVLLMIVPVSPAALNTEEWIMLIGWLLVGLIFRLVS, encoded by the coding sequence ATGCAGCATTGTTCTGAAACTTCGCCGCAGGTTTTTGGCGGCATGCAAAAAAGTCTTTCCTTATGGAATTTCTTCACAATAGGATTCGGAGCAATTATCGGTACCGGATGGGTCCTTTTGGTGGGAGACTGGATGGTGATAGGCGGCGGCCCGATCGCCGCCATGACCGCGTTTTTGGCGGGCGCTGTTTTTCTGCTGCCGATCGGTTTTGTTTTCGGGGAGCTGGCCGCAGCAATCCCGCTTTCGGGAGGGATTGTGGAATACGTGGATCGCACCTTCGGGAAAACCGCATCTTACCTGACAGGCTGGCTGCTCGTGCTGGGGAATGGAATCCTGTGCCCATGGGAGGCCATTGCGATTTCCACGCTGATATCGGAAATGTTCGGCGGCCTGTTCCCGTTTCTGCGAAGCGTCAAGCTTTACACCGTCCTGGGGGCGGATGTGTTTTTGTTCCCGACCCTCATCTCCCTCCTGATTTCAGTGTATGTGGTATGGCTGAACTTCAAAGGCGCCTCCAGCGCGGCCAGGTTGCAGTCGTTCCTGACAAAAGCACTGCTGACGGGCATGCTGGTTGCCATGGCCATTTCTATTGTGAAAGGCAGCCCAAAAAACATTTTGCCAGTCTTTGAGCGTACGGAAAGCCCGACCGTGAAAACAGACGCGGGCGGCATGTTTGCTGGGATCGTTTCCGTATTGGTGATGACGCCCTTTTTTTACGCCGGATTCGATACGATCCCGCAGCAGGCGGAGGAGGCGAAGGAAGGACTAGATTGGAACAGGTTTGGGAAAGTGATCGGTATGGCGCTTCTGGCATCCGGTGCTTTTTACATGATCTGCATCTATTCTTTCGCAACGATTCTCCCCTGGACGGAATTTGTCAAAGCCTCGGTGCCGGCCCTGGCCTGCCTGCGCGGCATCAACATGATTTTATATTTCATCATGCTCGTGATTGCGGTGCTCGGCCCCATGGACCCGATGAACTCCTTTTACGGAGCGACCACGCACATCATGCTGGCGATGGGGCGCAAAGGAGAGCTGCCGAAAGCCTTTGCGGTGTTGGACGAAAAAAGCGGTACGCCCAAAGCGGCCAATATTCTCATGGCCGTGCTGACCTTATCGGGGCCGTTTCTCGGCAAGAGGATGCTGGTGCCGCTGACGAACCTATCCGCCCTGTCCTTTATTTTTGCCTGTACAATGGTTTCGTTTGCCTGCCTGCGCCTGAGGACGACCGAGCCCGATCTGCCAAGGCCCTTCCGGGTCCCCGGCGGCAGGCTCGGGATCCTCTCGGCCTGTACGGCCGGCGTCTGCATCGTGCTGCTGATGATTGTTCCCGTCAGCCCTGCGGCGCTGAATACGGAAGAATGGATCATGCTGATCGGGTGGCTGCTTGTGGGGCTGATTTTCAGGTTGGTTTCCTAA
- a CDS encoding Ribosomal-protein-S5p-alanine acetyltransferase, whose protein sequence is MILRTDRLVLRPWEEKDAQALYQYAKSPDIGPHAGWPVHTDIENSRQVIRDVLSAEETYAVVWKGDDSPIGSIGLKIGKKSSIASGDAEGEIGYWLGVPYWGQGLIPEAVRELMRHGFEELGLKTLWCGYFDGNEKSRRVQEKCGFQYHHTEKDKELPLINEVRTEHVTCITKEQWQKRAGK, encoded by the coding sequence ATGATTTTAAGAACCGACAGATTGGTTTTGCGTCCCTGGGAGGAGAAAGACGCGCAGGCGTTATATCAGTATGCAAAAAGCCCGGACATCGGGCCTCATGCGGGCTGGCCTGTTCACACCGATATAGAAAACAGCCGTCAGGTGATCAGAGACGTTTTGTCCGCGGAAGAAACCTATGCCGTTGTGTGGAAGGGGGACGATTCCCCAATTGGAAGTATCGGCCTTAAAATTGGTAAAAAGAGCAGCATTGCTTCCGGTGATGCCGAAGGGGAAATCGGGTATTGGCTCGGCGTTCCCTACTGGGGGCAGGGCTTGATACCGGAAGCGGTCCGCGAGTTGATGCGGCACGGTTTCGAAGAGCTCGGGCTGAAAACGCTTTGGTGCGGATATTTCGATGGGAACGAAAAATCCCGGCGCGTTCAGGAAAAATGCGGATTCCAATATCATCATACCGAAAAAGACAAGGAATTGCCGCTGATCAATGAAGTCAGAACGGAACATGTTACCTGCATCACAAAGGAACAATGGCAAAAAAGAGCCGGAAAATAA
- a CDS encoding Flavodoxin family protein, whose amino-acid sequence MSKKVLVLTGSPRKGGNSDLMADAFIKGARAAGHTITKYEAGLKKINGCKACNRCYSKGAACVFEDDFNTLAPLMEQSDILVLATPMYWFSFPAQLKAALDKMYALLIGGRQSRIKESILLACAETEEEADFDGLVKTYELIASYQKWMDLAHLLIPSVAEKGDILHTDALKKAEELGLSVR is encoded by the coding sequence ATGAGTAAAAAAGTTTTAGTACTTACGGGCAGCCCCAGAAAGGGAGGCAACAGCGACTTGATGGCGGATGCGTTTATCAAAGGAGCGCGGGCCGCCGGGCATACCATAACAAAGTACGAAGCCGGCTTAAAGAAAATCAATGGCTGTAAGGCATGTAACAGGTGCTACTCCAAAGGGGCCGCCTGCGTATTCGAAGACGATTTCAACACGCTGGCTCCGCTTATGGAACAAAGCGATATTCTCGTTCTTGCAACGCCTATGTATTGGTTTTCTTTTCCGGCGCAATTGAAGGCGGCTCTGGATAAAATGTATGCGCTGCTGATCGGCGGCAGACAGAGCAGGATCAAAGAAAGTATTTTACTGGCCTGCGCCGAAACGGAAGAAGAGGCTGATTTTGACGGATTGGTCAAAACCTACGAGCTGATCGCGTCTTATCAGAAGTGGATGGACCTGGCTCATCTGCTGATTCCATCGGTTGCAGAAAAAGGCGATATCTTACACACGGATGCATTGAAAAAGGCGGAAGAACTTGGATTGTCGGTAAGGTAA
- the maa gene encoding maltose O-acetyltransferase (Evidence 2a : Function from experimental evidences in other organisms; PubMedId : 12731863, 12793527, 19087206, 22226636, 22720735; Product type e : enzyme), which produces MTEKEKMLSGKLYIAQDKELVQDNKNARRLVRLFNQTNEDECDRRIAYLKELFGSTGENIWIEPPFHCDYGRHIFVGENFYANYDCIIIDVCPVTIGDHVLFGPRVCIYTAAHPIDAQVRATGLEYGKPVTIGSDVWIGGNTVINPGVAIGGNVVIGSGSVVTKDIPSGVVVAGTPCKVLRSITDEDEKYWSTKQEEYKRGR; this is translated from the coding sequence ATGACGGAAAAAGAAAAAATGCTTTCAGGGAAATTATATATTGCACAGGACAAAGAACTGGTGCAGGATAATAAAAATGCAAGGCGCCTTGTGCGCTTGTTTAATCAAACGAATGAGGATGAGTGTGATAGACGGATTGCTTATTTGAAAGAGTTGTTCGGTTCAACCGGTGAAAATATCTGGATTGAGCCGCCTTTTCATTGCGACTACGGCCGTCATATTTTTGTGGGAGAAAATTTCTATGCCAATTACGATTGTATCATCATTGACGTATGTCCTGTGACTATCGGCGATCATGTCCTTTTCGGCCCCCGCGTCTGTATTTATACCGCCGCACACCCTATCGATGCACAAGTGCGGGCAACCGGCCTGGAATACGGAAAGCCTGTCACCATTGGCAGTGACGTATGGATCGGCGGAAATACGGTAATCAATCCCGGCGTGGCCATAGGCGGCAACGTGGTAATCGGTTCTGGTTCTGTGGTAACAAAAGATATTCCGAGCGGCGTCGTTGTAGCCGGAACCCCCTGCAAAGTATTGCGGTCCATCACGGACGAGGATGAGAAGTATTGGTCCACGAAGCAGGAAGAATATAAGAGAGGACGATAA
- a CDS encoding Transcriptional regulator: protein MAIEDCSPTGADIEDTGFGYTLSIIGGKYKMIIMYWLSEYKQVMRFNELKRCIGTITYKTLSNTLKAMEADRLIIRTEYPQIPPKVEYALSERGKSLIPVLNMMCEWGENNRLPQSKNCG from the coding sequence ATGGCGATTGAAGACTGCAGCCCGACAGGAGCAGATATCGAAGATACCGGTTTTGGATATACCTTGTCGATCATCGGCGGCAAATATAAAATGATTATCATGTATTGGCTTTCCGAGTATAAGCAAGTCATGAGGTTCAATGAACTGAAACGCTGCATCGGTACGATCACCTATAAAACGCTCAGCAATACATTGAAAGCCATGGAAGCCGACCGGCTGATTATCCGCACAGAGTACCCGCAAATACCGCCCAAGGTGGAATACGCTCTTTCAGAGCGCGGAAAGTCTTTGATCCCTGTCTTGAATATGATGTGCGAATGGGGAGAAAACAATCGGCTGCCACAGTCAAAAAACTGTGGGTAG
- a CDS encoding Flavin reductase-like protein: MSLKKLPIEKAFMLVEPGPVLLVTTNDGRKNNIMTITWHMVIDFTPQIALTTGPWNHSFQALRETKECVLAVPAADLAEKAVSIGDCSGAEVDKFQKFGLTPLPGLKGKAPLISECLACLECRVLDYLEPYGIFILQGTQAWMDFERKERRTFHANGDGTFVVDGETISLRSLMEDKLPSGV, translated from the coding sequence ATGTCATTGAAAAAACTCCCCATAGAAAAGGCGTTTATGCTGGTGGAACCCGGCCCGGTCCTTCTGGTCACGACAAACGACGGAAGGAAAAACAACATCATGACGATCACGTGGCACATGGTGATCGATTTTACCCCGCAGATCGCCCTGACGACCGGGCCGTGGAACCACTCGTTCCAGGCGCTGAGGGAGACCAAAGAATGTGTGCTTGCGGTTCCGGCGGCCGATCTTGCGGAGAAAGCGGTCTCGATCGGGGACTGTTCCGGCGCCGAGGTGGACAAGTTCCAGAAGTTCGGCCTGACGCCGCTTCCGGGACTGAAAGGAAAAGCGCCGCTGATCTCCGAATGTCTGGCATGTCTGGAATGCCGCGTTCTGGATTATCTGGAGCCCTACGGCATTTTTATCCTTCAGGGCACCCAGGCGTGGATGGATTTCGAGCGGAAGGAGCGCCGCACTTTCCACGCGAACGGTGACGGGACCTTCGTGGTGGATGGAGAGACCATCAGCCTGCGCAGCCTGATGGAGGACAAGCTGCCGTCCGGCGTATAA
- the yeaU gene encoding putative tartrate dehydrogenase (Evidence 3 : Putative function from multiple computational evidences; Product type e : enzyme), producing MQIHKIAVIPGDGIGPEVISEGCRVLERAARLDGGFRFEFTTFPWGCQYYLKNGRMMAQDGIEQLSGFDAIFLGAVGFPGVPDHISLWGLLLEIRKSFDQYVNLRPVKLLRGAPCPLKGVKREDVDMVFVRENSEGEYAGSGSWLYRNTPYEVVIQNGVFSRRGCERIIRYAFEQARREHRTLTSVSKGNALNYSMVFWDQIFAEVSREYPDVKTAGYLVDAASMLMVKHPEKFQVVVTSNLFGDILTDLGAAIAGGMGLAAGANINPERKYPSMFEPIHGSAPDIAGRQIANPLATIWAASQMLDFFHHEDWGKRLLNVIEDVLTDGKVLTPDMGGTATTAQVGDAVLSRLE from the coding sequence TTGCAGATCCATAAAATTGCGGTGATTCCCGGCGACGGAATCGGGCCCGAGGTTATTTCGGAGGGCTGCAGGGTGCTGGAGCGCGCCGCCCGGCTGGACGGCGGGTTTCGGTTTGAATTTACGACTTTTCCCTGGGGGTGCCAGTATTACCTGAAAAACGGCAGGATGATGGCACAGGACGGAATCGAGCAGCTCAGCGGATTCGACGCCATTTTTCTGGGCGCCGTCGGTTTTCCCGGAGTGCCGGACCACATTTCGCTTTGGGGGCTCCTCCTCGAGATTCGCAAAAGCTTCGACCAGTATGTCAACCTCCGCCCGGTAAAGCTTCTGCGGGGAGCACCCTGCCCCCTGAAAGGCGTCAAACGGGAAGACGTCGACATGGTCTTTGTGCGCGAGAACAGCGAGGGCGAATATGCCGGCAGCGGAAGCTGGCTTTACCGGAACACCCCATACGAGGTTGTGATCCAAAACGGGGTTTTCTCCCGGCGCGGATGCGAACGGATCATCCGCTATGCGTTCGAGCAGGCGCGCCGCGAGCACAGGACGCTGACCAGCGTGAGCAAGGGAAACGCGCTGAACTATTCCATGGTTTTCTGGGACCAGATTTTCGCCGAGGTAAGCCGGGAATACCCGGATGTCAAGACCGCCGGATACCTGGTGGATGCGGCCAGCATGCTGATGGTAAAGCATCCCGAAAAATTCCAGGTGGTCGTCACTTCCAACCTGTTCGGCGATATCCTCACCGACCTCGGCGCCGCGATCGCCGGCGGCATGGGCCTCGCCGCCGGCGCGAACATCAACCCCGAGCGTAAATATCCCTCCATGTTCGAGCCGATCCACGGTTCGGCGCCCGATATTGCCGGACGCCAGATCGCGAACCCTCTCGCCACCATCTGGGCCGCCAGCCAGATGCTCGATTTCTTCCATCACGAGGACTGGGGGAAACGCCTTCTGAACGTGATCGAGGATGTGCTGACGGATGGAAAAGTGCTCACCCCGGATATGGGCGGAACAGCGACCACCGCACAGGTAGGCGACGCCGTCCTTTCCCGCCTGGAATAA